Proteins from a single region of Geothrix sp. PMB-07:
- a CDS encoding sensor histidine kinase has translation MPAASSRFSRRLFLDVALPSLAGLGLLLVLGWVGAAFLRRSQLENLAADRVSALQKNLATQGENLDSLGQMLAQSWVAQGGHPTEPVAAIQTALPLLRHLDLVSNLILCSPDGDFVTLVRTARGWDLVEGGRAYPSGEGRLTKQVGTAVSEVQTIRLPPRYPMDRPWFLEGMSLDQARWMKQAYPFVETAQGGLSYLMPVLDPDGRRRGLICIDSTQARLSAILEADLGNPFCRAMITDASQRVAVPARWPLGPESADTFTSPRIEDIPWAQSLLPLRPEGRPAMATVAIGGLDFLTLRSRMDLGPGFQGDLWVAFPITHPPTPLRGWGLVGTLILSLLMLAWLIYLRWMSHRYDLPLQGLLHSAEAARTGAVVPDLDSNIWELRQMGHSLKLAGEAVRERQDLEDQLIRSQRFEIMSALSAGVIHDANNVLSIVMLRIERVLTRGWQTKSVEDLQESMAAARQCATMNRQLLSLGRTEEDAVQVIDLNTCVTDTSHLIRPAIGQTVSLELDLADVALPIAIRHIELTQAILNLALNARDAMPEGGLLQIRTFHDSGEVCLEIEDSGDGIPAAIQDRIFEPYFTTKSKEKGTGLGLAVVKRVVERHQGRIELFRRPERGQGFRMVFPWAPGGETS, from the coding sequence ATGCCCGCTGCGTCTTCCCGTTTCTCCCGCCGACTCTTCCTCGACGTGGCCCTCCCCTCCCTTGCTGGCCTCGGGCTCCTGCTCGTGCTGGGATGGGTGGGCGCGGCCTTCCTTCGCCGCTCCCAATTAGAGAACCTGGCCGCAGATCGCGTATCAGCTCTGCAGAAGAACCTGGCCACACAGGGGGAAAACCTAGACAGCCTCGGGCAAATGCTCGCCCAGTCCTGGGTTGCCCAGGGCGGACATCCAACGGAGCCCGTCGCGGCCATCCAAACCGCCCTGCCGCTGCTGCGCCACCTGGACTTGGTGTCGAACCTGATCCTTTGTTCACCTGACGGCGATTTCGTCACTTTGGTCCGCACCGCGCGAGGCTGGGACCTCGTGGAAGGAGGCCGCGCCTACCCCTCCGGCGAAGGCCGCCTCACCAAACAGGTGGGCACGGCCGTCAGCGAAGTCCAGACCATCCGCCTGCCCCCGCGCTATCCCATGGACCGGCCCTGGTTCCTGGAGGGCATGTCCCTCGACCAGGCAAGGTGGATGAAACAGGCCTACCCCTTTGTGGAAACCGCGCAGGGGGGCCTCTCCTACCTGATGCCCGTGTTGGATCCCGATGGCCGCCGGCGGGGTCTCATCTGTATCGACAGCACCCAAGCCCGTCTCTCCGCGATCCTTGAAGCCGACCTGGGCAATCCCTTCTGCCGGGCCATGATCACCGACGCATCTCAGCGGGTGGCTGTGCCAGCGAGGTGGCCGTTGGGACCAGAAAGCGCGGATACCTTCACCAGCCCTCGCATTGAGGACATCCCTTGGGCCCAATCCCTCCTGCCTTTGCGGCCTGAAGGCCGTCCGGCCATGGCCACGGTGGCCATCGGTGGCCTCGATTTCCTCACCCTCCGCAGCAGGATGGACCTTGGCCCCGGATTTCAGGGCGACCTTTGGGTGGCCTTTCCCATCACCCATCCCCCGACTCCCCTGCGGGGCTGGGGGTTGGTGGGCACCCTCATCCTCAGCCTGCTGATGCTGGCTTGGCTGATCTACCTGCGCTGGATGAGCCACCGCTACGACCTCCCCTTGCAGGGGCTGCTCCACTCCGCAGAGGCGGCGAGAACAGGTGCTGTTGTTCCCGATCTGGACTCGAACATCTGGGAACTCCGACAAATGGGGCACAGCCTGAAGCTGGCCGGGGAAGCCGTGCGGGAGCGGCAGGATCTGGAGGACCAGCTCATCCGGAGCCAGCGCTTCGAGATCATGTCGGCCCTTTCCGCAGGCGTGATCCATGACGCAAACAACGTGCTTTCCATCGTCATGCTCCGCATCGAGCGGGTGCTGACGCGGGGATGGCAAACCAAGTCGGTGGAGGATCTCCAGGAAAGCATGGCGGCGGCCCGTCAATGCGCAACCATGAACCGGCAGTTGCTCAGCCTTGGGAGAACCGAGGAGGACGCAGTCCAGGTGATCGATTTAAACACCTGCGTGACTGACACGAGCCACCTGATCCGGCCCGCCATCGGTCAAACCGTATCCCTGGAGCTGGACCTTGCAGATGTGGCCCTTCCCATCGCGATCCGTCACATCGAACTCACCCAGGCCATTCTCAACCTAGCACTCAATGCCCGGGACGCCATGCCTGAAGGCGGCCTGCTTCAGATTCGCACCTTCCATGACAGCGGCGAGGTCTGCCTGGAGATCGAGGACAGCGGGGACGGCATTCCGGCGGCCATTCAGGACCGCATTTTCGAACCCTATTTCACGACCAAGAGCAAAGAAAAAGGCACCGGACTGGGCCTGGCCGTGGTCAAGCGTGTGGTGGAGCGGCACCAGGGTCGCATTGAATTGTTCCGGCGCCCGGAACGCGGCCAGGGCTTCCGGATGGTCTTCCCATGGGCGCCTGGCGGCGAGACATCCTAG
- a CDS encoding aldo/keto reductase — MKLTDYRTLGRSGLRVSPLCLGTMTFGTDWTFGAEVDVSRAMLDRYLSAGGNFIDTANIYTKGHSEAILGDYFAERGGRERVVLATKFCGSLHRGDPNAGGAGRKAIHQQLEQSLRRLRTDYVDLYWMHFHDPHTPMEETLRALDDLVAAGKIRYVGVSDTPAWVVAQGQVEARFRGWSPFVALQIEYSLIERSVEHDLLPMAQAHGLGITPWSPLRGGLLSGKYGRNRQPQGEGRHVPGVSKSLTERNYDIIEAAESVASEVGTGMAQVALAWVLSRPGITSPILGARTLSQLEGNLQALDLDLPKDLIARLNAASAPVPVFPHAFLANTKHVMQSGATINGQASDPWPMAPATDQERW, encoded by the coding sequence ATGAAACTCACCGACTATCGCACCCTGGGGCGTTCGGGCTTGCGGGTCAGTCCCCTGTGTCTCGGCACCATGACCTTCGGAACCGATTGGACTTTCGGTGCCGAGGTGGACGTGAGCCGGGCCATGCTGGATCGCTATCTGTCCGCCGGGGGCAACTTCATCGACACCGCCAACATCTACACCAAGGGGCACAGTGAGGCCATCCTGGGCGACTACTTCGCCGAGCGGGGCGGACGTGAACGGGTGGTGCTGGCCACCAAGTTTTGCGGCAGCCTCCACCGGGGCGATCCCAATGCGGGCGGCGCCGGTCGCAAGGCCATCCACCAGCAGCTGGAGCAAAGCCTGCGGAGGCTGCGGACGGATTACGTGGACCTCTACTGGATGCACTTCCACGATCCCCACACACCCATGGAGGAAACCCTGCGGGCCCTGGACGACCTGGTGGCCGCCGGAAAGATCCGCTACGTGGGCGTTTCCGATACGCCGGCCTGGGTGGTGGCGCAGGGCCAGGTGGAGGCCCGCTTCCGGGGCTGGTCCCCCTTCGTGGCGTTGCAGATCGAATACTCGCTCATCGAGCGCAGTGTCGAGCATGATCTGCTGCCCATGGCGCAGGCCCACGGTCTGGGGATCACGCCCTGGTCCCCTCTGCGGGGCGGGCTGCTCTCCGGCAAGTACGGGCGGAACCGCCAACCCCAGGGCGAAGGCCGCCACGTGCCGGGCGTCTCGAAGAGCCTCACCGAGCGTAACTACGACATCATCGAGGCCGCCGAATCCGTCGCTTCTGAAGTGGGCACGGGCATGGCCCAGGTGGCGCTGGCCTGGGTGCTGTCGCGGCCCGGCATCACAAGCCCTATCCTTGGCGCCCGTACCTTGTCCCAGTTGGAGGGCAACCTGCAGGCCCTGGATCTGGACCTTCCCAAGGATCTGATCGCCCGGCTGAACGCCGCCAGCGCGCCGGTGCCCGTATTCCCCCACGCATTCCTGGCCAACACCAAGCACGTGATGCAGAGTGGCGCGACCATCAATGGTCAGGCCTCCGATCCCTGGCCCATGGCGCCTGCCACGGACCAGGAGCGGTGGTGA
- the dsrP gene encoding sulfate reduction electron transfer complex DsrMKJOP subunit DsrP, which yields MFTLMNFEQFITDTIGLMLQGSRLYYAWVGFLLVLILVGGLAYANQLNHGLLVTNMRDQVSWGFYIGNFTFLVGVAAASIMLVIPAYIYDWAPIKEITILGEMLAVTALIMCLGFVMVDIGRPDRFWHIMPLVGRLNWPQSMLAWDVIVLNLYLLLNWFVVTYLLFSSYAEKHYNKKIVLPLVLASIPMAISIHTVTAYLYNGLASRPFWNSAILAPRFLASAFCSGPAVLLILLQVLRRTTRLKITDEAIFKIAELMAYTMGFNLFLTAAESFKELYSGTEHTVYFQYLLFGLEKSGVHYNTLVPFAWASIITGFVAFLLFLISKTRMNWTALNIGCVLIYASVYIEKGMGLIIPGLTPDALGEIYVYRPSFTEIAVAVGIFSLGALIFTIMLKAAVPMMLGEFTITRGRKPAKTPEAELIEA from the coding sequence ATGTTCACGCTCATGAACTTCGAACAGTTCATCACCGACACGATCGGGCTCATGCTCCAAGGCAGCCGTCTCTACTACGCCTGGGTGGGCTTTCTCCTGGTGCTGATCCTCGTGGGGGGACTCGCCTACGCCAATCAGTTGAACCACGGACTTCTCGTCACAAACATGCGCGATCAGGTGTCGTGGGGCTTCTACATCGGCAACTTCACGTTCCTGGTGGGCGTGGCCGCGGCCTCCATCATGCTGGTGATCCCGGCCTACATCTACGACTGGGCGCCCATCAAGGAGATCACCATCCTGGGCGAGATGCTGGCCGTTACGGCCCTCATCATGTGCCTGGGCTTCGTCATGGTGGACATCGGCCGGCCCGACCGCTTCTGGCACATCATGCCCCTGGTGGGCCGCCTCAACTGGCCCCAGTCGATGCTGGCCTGGGATGTCATCGTCCTGAACCTGTACCTGCTGCTGAACTGGTTCGTGGTCACCTACCTGCTGTTCAGTTCATATGCAGAAAAGCACTACAACAAAAAGATCGTGCTGCCCCTGGTGCTGGCCTCCATCCCCATGGCCATCAGCATCCACACGGTGACGGCCTACCTCTACAACGGCCTGGCCTCGCGTCCCTTCTGGAATTCGGCCATCCTGGCCCCGCGCTTCCTGGCCTCGGCCTTCTGCTCGGGCCCAGCGGTGCTGCTCATCCTTCTGCAGGTGCTGCGCCGCACCACGCGCCTGAAGATCACCGATGAGGCCATCTTCAAGATCGCCGAATTGATGGCCTACACCATGGGCTTCAACCTCTTTCTCACGGCGGCGGAATCCTTCAAGGAGCTCTACTCCGGCACCGAGCACACGGTCTACTTCCAATACCTGCTCTTCGGCCTGGAGAAGAGCGGCGTGCACTACAACACCCTGGTGCCCTTCGCCTGGGCTTCGATCATCACAGGCTTCGTGGCCTTCCTGCTCTTCCTCATCTCCAAAACCAGGATGAACTGGACCGCGCTCAACATCGGCTGCGTGCTCATCTACGCCAGCGTCTACATCGAGAAGGGCATGGGCCTCATCATCCCCGGCCTCACGCCCGATGCCCTGGGCGAGATCTATGTCTACCGGCCCTCCTTTACCGAGATCGCCGTGGCCGTCGGCATCTTCTCCCTGGGCGCCCTGATCTTCACCATCATGCTCAAAGCCGCCGTGCCCATGATGCTGGGCGAGTTCACCATCACCAGGGGCCGCAAACCCGCGAAAACCCCAGAGGCGGAGCTCATCGAGGCTTAA
- a CDS encoding HD-GYP domain-containing protein, with amino-acid sequence MSEDNQVVPDQTSILIVDDLAIVRLSLQRILAKSGYRIRLAEDVRGALEILDEDTIDLILCDIQMPGASGLDLVKAIRWRIPDTSVVMVSSLEDTETAIECLQHGAFGFVLKPYQPREILVQVNGALRRRMLEIAFRDREAELAQKVWEQTIEIRDSREEIAFRLITASEHRDNETGMHVRRIGLYATEMGRLLGWDQERVDTIRAAAPLHDIGKIGVPDAVLQKPSSLTDEEWVLMKRHTTMGATILKGSTVPFIQMGARIAIGHHEKWDGSGYPKGLKGEAIPLEARITALVDVYDAVSNRRHYKPAWPEEKVVELIRQGSGSHFDPQLADLFLANLAVFRDILRANPDEAHSEDPGI; translated from the coding sequence ATGAGCGAGGACAACCAGGTGGTGCCGGACCAGACCAGCATCCTCATCGTGGATGATCTGGCCATCGTGCGCCTGTCGCTTCAGCGGATCCTGGCGAAATCGGGGTACCGCATCCGGTTGGCGGAGGATGTGCGGGGCGCCCTCGAAATTCTGGACGAAGACACCATCGACCTGATCCTTTGCGACATTCAGATGCCCGGGGCCTCGGGCCTCGATCTCGTGAAGGCCATCCGATGGCGGATTCCCGATACCTCCGTGGTCATGGTGAGTTCCCTGGAGGACACAGAAACGGCCATCGAGTGCCTGCAGCATGGCGCCTTCGGCTTCGTGCTGAAGCCGTACCAGCCGCGGGAGATTCTCGTGCAGGTGAACGGCGCCCTGCGGCGCCGCATGCTGGAGATCGCCTTCCGGGACCGCGAGGCTGAACTTGCGCAGAAGGTGTGGGAGCAGACCATCGAAATCCGCGATTCGCGCGAAGAGATCGCCTTCCGCCTCATCACGGCCAGCGAGCACCGCGACAACGAAACGGGCATGCACGTGCGCCGCATCGGCCTCTATGCCACGGAGATGGGGCGGCTCCTGGGCTGGGATCAGGAGCGGGTGGACACCATCCGGGCCGCAGCGCCCCTCCACGACATCGGCAAGATCGGTGTGCCAGACGCGGTGCTCCAGAAACCCAGTTCCCTCACAGACGAGGAGTGGGTGCTCATGAAGCGCCACACCACCATGGGCGCCACCATCCTGAAGGGCTCCACCGTGCCCTTCATCCAGATGGGGGCGCGCATCGCCATCGGCCACCACGAAAAATGGGATGGCAGCGGGTATCCCAAGGGCCTGAAGGGCGAGGCCATCCCTCTGGAGGCCCGCATCACGGCCCTGGTCGATGTGTATGACGCCGTGAGCAACCGTCGCCACTACAAGCCCGCCTGGCCTGAAGAAAAGGTGGTGGAGCTGATTCGCCAGGGCAGCGGCTCCCATTTTGATCCGCAGCTTGCTGACTTGTTCCTGGCGAACCTGGCTGTGTTCCGCGACATCCTCAGGGCCAACCCGGACGAGGCCCACAGCGAAGATCCCGGGATCTGA
- the guaA gene encoding glutamine-hydrolyzing GMP synthase, with protein sequence MHHERIAIIDYGSQYTRLITRRLRELGAFGLVYNSSATAKEIAGADLKGVILSGGPNSVLEPGAPELDMAILELGVPVLGICYGQQVMARNMGGQLHRATSREYGKAEIEATPEDSMLFEGLPHAQQVWMSHGDHVEAAPAGFTVTAKTPSVPVAAMEDATRRIYGIQFHPEVTHSTQGTPLLLNFLKHCGMALDWNAGNFIDEKVQAIRAQVGSGTVVLGLSGGVDSSVAALLLHKAIGKQLTCVFVDHGLMRKDEMKQVQTYFAPFELNVIWVDASEEFLGALAGVTDPEQKRKIIGGKFIEVFEREAGKVKADFLGQGTTYPDVIESSGIGGAILVKSHHNVGGLPERMKLKLVEPLRELFKDEVRATGLALGLPEEMNQRHPFPGPGLAVRLPGAITRERATILQNADAIFMQELKESGWYRKTSQAFAVLLPVQTVGIMGDERTFEWMCALRAVTSEDFMTADWARLPHELLEKIAQRIVNEVKGINRVVYDITSKPPATIEYE encoded by the coding sequence GCGCATTGCCATCATCGACTACGGCAGCCAGTACACCCGGCTCATCACGCGGCGCCTGCGCGAGCTGGGGGCCTTCGGTCTGGTCTACAACAGCAGCGCCACGGCGAAGGAGATCGCCGGGGCCGACCTGAAGGGCGTGATTTTGTCGGGCGGCCCCAACTCGGTGTTGGAGCCCGGCGCGCCTGAGCTGGACATGGCCATCCTGGAGCTGGGGGTGCCCGTGCTGGGCATCTGTTACGGCCAACAGGTCATGGCCCGGAACATGGGCGGTCAGCTGCACCGCGCCACCAGCCGGGAATACGGCAAGGCCGAGATCGAGGCCACGCCCGAGGACTCGATGCTCTTCGAGGGGCTGCCCCACGCCCAGCAGGTGTGGATGAGCCACGGTGACCATGTGGAAGCCGCACCTGCTGGCTTCACGGTGACGGCGAAAACCCCCAGCGTGCCCGTGGCGGCCATGGAGGATGCCACGCGCCGGATCTACGGCATCCAGTTCCACCCCGAGGTCACCCACAGCACCCAGGGCACGCCCCTGCTGCTGAACTTTCTCAAGCACTGCGGCATGGCCCTCGACTGGAACGCGGGCAACTTCATCGACGAGAAGGTGCAGGCCATCCGCGCCCAGGTGGGCAGTGGCACCGTGGTGCTGGGCCTCAGCGGCGGCGTGGATTCCAGCGTGGCGGCCCTGCTGCTGCACAAGGCCATTGGCAAGCAGCTCACCTGCGTGTTCGTGGACCACGGGCTCATGCGCAAGGACGAGATGAAGCAGGTGCAGACCTACTTCGCGCCCTTCGAGCTGAACGTCATCTGGGTGGACGCCTCGGAGGAGTTCCTCGGGGCTTTGGCAGGCGTGACGGATCCCGAGCAGAAGCGCAAGATCATCGGCGGCAAGTTCATCGAAGTCTTCGAGCGCGAGGCCGGCAAGGTGAAGGCCGATTTCCTGGGCCAGGGCACCACGTATCCCGACGTGATCGAAAGCAGCGGCATCGGCGGGGCCATCCTCGTGAAGTCGCACCACAACGTGGGCGGCCTGCCGGAGCGCATGAAACTCAAGCTGGTGGAACCCCTCCGCGAGCTGTTCAAGGATGAAGTGCGCGCCACGGGGCTGGCCCTGGGTCTGCCCGAGGAGATGAACCAGCGGCACCCGTTCCCCGGCCCCGGCCTGGCCGTGCGCCTGCCCGGCGCCATCACGCGGGAGCGGGCCACCATCCTGCAGAATGCCGATGCCATCTTCATGCAGGAACTGAAGGAGAGCGGCTGGTACCGCAAGACCAGCCAGGCCTTCGCCGTGCTGCTGCCCGTGCAGACCGTGGGCATCATGGGCGACGAGCGCACCTTTGAGTGGATGTGCGCCCTGCGGGCGGTCACCAGCGAGGATTTCATGACCGCCGACTGGGCGCGGCTGCCCCATGAGCTGCTGGAGAAGATCGCCCAGCGCATCGTGAACGAAGTGAAGGGCATCAACCGCGTGGTCTACGACATCACCTCGAAGCCGCCCGCGACCATCGAGTACGAATAG